TAGAAAAAGAAATTGCTGGCCTTAAGCAACGGGCAACACTTACCAATGTAGGTGAAATCCAGGAAATTGGCGATGGGGTGGCAGTTATCGATGGTTTGTCTGAAGTAGCCTATGGTGAAATTTTAGAGTTTCCTCAAAAAACCTATGGCTTAGCTTTGAATTTAAAAAGTGATAATGTCGGCGCTATTATTTTAGGAGATTTTACCCATATTAAAGCCGGTGATACAGTCAAAAGCACTGGCCAGATTTTAAATATTGGAGTTTCTGAAAAATTGCTGGGAAGAGTAGTAAATCCGCTGGGTCAACCACTTGACGGCGGTAATGAGATCAAAGCTGACAAACGTATGGCTTTAGACCGGATTGCACCAGGGATTATCAAACGTGAGGGCGTCAATCAGCCAGTCCAAACTGGTATTAAAGCCATTGATGCTATGATTCCAGTTGGTCGAGGTCAACGAGAACTGATTATTGGTGATCGAGGCACGGGTAAATCTTCAATCGCTCTCACTACTATTCTTAATCAAAAAGGTCAAAATTTGATTTGTATTTATGTAGCTATTGGTCAAAAAGAGTCATTCGTAGCTCAACTTAAATCGACTTTAGAAAAGTATGGAGCAATGGATTACACTATTATTGTTGATGCTTCAGCTTCTACTTCACCAGCTTTGCAGTATTTAGCTCCTTTAGCTGGTTGTGCTATTGGTGAATACTTTGCTGAAAAAGGCCAAGATGCCTTAGTTATCTATGATGATCTGACTAAACATGCTTGGGCATATCGGGAAATTTCACTATTACTGCGCCGACCGACTGGTCGCGAAGCTTATCCTGGTGATATTTTTTACCTCCATTCAGCTTTACTGGAACGAGCTTGTAAATATAATCAGAAAAATGGCGGCGGTAGCTTGACCGCTTTACCAATTATTGAAACTCAACTTGGTGATGTTTCGGCTTACATTCCGACTAATGTGATTTCGATTACTGACGGCCAAATTTATCTAGAAACTGATTTGTTTAATGCTGGTCAGAAACCAGCTATCAATGTTGGC
This is a stretch of genomic DNA from Candidatus Beckwithbacteria bacterium. It encodes these proteins:
- a CDS encoding F0F1 ATP synthase subunit alpha, which produces MMKAPTDIATFLEKEIAGLKQRATLTNVGEIQEIGDGVAVIDGLSEVAYGEILEFPQKTYGLALNLKSDNVGAIILGDFTHIKAGDTVKSTGQILNIGVSEKLLGRVVNPLGQPLDGGNEIKADKRMALDRIAPGIIKREGVNQPVQTGIKAIDAMIPVGRGQRELIIGDRGTGKSSIALTTILNQKGQNLICIYVAIGQKESFVAQLKSTLEKYGAMDYTIIVDASASTSPALQYLAPLAGCAIGEYFAEKGQDALVIYDDLTKHAWAYREISLLLRRPTGREAYPGDIFYLHSALLERACKYNQKNGGGSLTALPIIETQLGDVSAYIPTNVISITDGQIYLETDLFNAGQKPAINVGASVSRVGSAAQIKAVRQVAGQLRLDLAQFRELAAFAQFASDLDEATKRQIDRGKRVMEMLKQGWDNPLTAEQETIAFWAVGHGYLDKVKVEDIKAYEKGLLDQVASQHKTIYSQIIKDKKLDEKLEAKIKNVVEKYTNHFISKYEAEED